From the Theobroma cacao cultivar B97-61/B2 chromosome 2, Criollo_cocoa_genome_V2, whole genome shotgun sequence genome, one window contains:
- the LOC18608944 gene encoding uncharacterized protein LOC18608944, which produces MALPLGKLTILVGAGIVGSIIAKEGHMPNVSDFVSGAFKLVFRQLKHDDSTPSINKPRNDYLMAQVNSLRQELQILASNRPITIVTGRGTGTSKYGIIIVIVVVGYGYVWWKGWRVPDMMFATRRSLSDARDAIAKQLESVYSSISTTRRHLSSRIDGVDNHLDEIADITASTQDEASLLQDKSKMLNSNVQSVRYVVQTLESKINRIEGKQDITNEGLNWLCDFAHTMEQNRSTDRIQASPASSSMPALEAPMKTPSRTGSLPPILPAESSSPSDSNGTHEVKRSPRNAVSTSGLKEVGASRSHELANGSRTSEDNTNGSSSSGLFGTMFPGGNASFLTRTCSARNAVPQQMRSSRQQS; this is translated from the exons ATGGCTCTTCCTCTTGGCAAGTTAACTATCCTCGTCGGTGCAG GTATTGTTGGCTCAATTATTGCAAAAGAAGGGCACATGCCAAATGTTTCTGATTTTGTCTCTGGTGCTTTCAAG CTTGTTTTTCGGCAACTTAAACATGATGATTCTACTCCATCTATAAACAAGCCACGCAATGATTATTTGATGGCTCAG GTTAACAGCCTAAGGCAGGAGCTGCAAATCTTGGCGTCAAACAGACCAATTACAATTGTAACTGGACGTGGAACAG GTACTAGCAAATACGGCATAATCATTGTTATCGTAGTAGTTGGATATGGTTATGTTTGGTGGAAG GGCTGGAGAGTTCCTGATATGATGTTTGCAACAAGGCGTAGCTTATCTGATGCGCGTGATGCCATAGCCAAGCAGCTTGAAAGTGTTTACTCGTCAATCTCG ACTACCAGACGACATCTATCCTCAAGGATTGATGGTGTGGATAATCATCTGGATGAAATTGCAGATATTACTGCTTCCACACAAGATGAG GCTTCTCTGCTACAAGATAAATCAAAGATGCTCAACAGCAATGTTCAATCTGTTCGTTATGTAGTTCAAACTCTG GAAAGTAAGATTAACAGAATTGAAGGGAAACAG GATATCACAAATGAAGGACTAAACTGGTTGTGTGATTTTGCCCATACCATGGAACAGAATAGATCCACTGATCGTATTCAG GCTTCACCAGCTAGTTCTTCCATGCCAGCTCTTGAAGCACCAATGAAAACACCATCAAGG ACTGGGTCTTTACCTCCCATTTTACCAGCAGAATCGTCGTCTCCTTCTGATTCAAATGGAACTCATGAG GTTAAGAGATCTCCAAGAAATGCTGTCTCTACCTCAGGCCTCAAG GAAGTAGGTGCATCACGTAGCCATGAGCTTGCCAATGGGAGTCGCACTTCAGAAGACAATACTAATGGGTCTTCAAGTTCTGGTTTATTTGGGACGATGTTTCCAGGTGGGAATGCTTCTTTTCTCACAAGAACATGCAGTGCGAGAAATGCTGTGCCACAACAGATGCGATCAAGTAGGCAGCAATCATAA